A stretch of the Bradyrhizobium sp. CCBAU 53351 genome encodes the following:
- a CDS encoding ABC transporter substrate-binding protein, which produces MIKPFQRGVAAIALIVATVLAASPARAQQKSEIALSRQPGIFYMPSHIMEKLKLIEKHAASLGVSGVTTKWITFSGGGAQTDALLAGGVDILNTGTGNLLLLWDRTRGGVKGIVATSAQPMTLISRDANIKSIKDFGPSDKIAVPTVKVSTQAIVLQIAAAEAFGADQWSKLDANTVQLGHPDAYAALSNPKHEVHNHFSIPPFTFLELKNVPGAHIVLSSPDVMGGPLSQAQFFTTTKFADANPKIIQAVRDATKEAQDLIRSDTKQAVEIYKEITGDKTSVEELLHLLKEPGMMEWNLEPQGTMKFAAHLFKTGTLKNQPKAWTDYYLPVAHDLKGN; this is translated from the coding sequence ATGATCAAGCCCTTTCAGCGTGGCGTTGCCGCCATCGCCCTGATCGTCGCGACCGTGCTGGCGGCTTCGCCGGCGCGTGCGCAGCAGAAGTCCGAGATCGCGCTGTCGCGCCAGCCCGGCATCTTCTACATGCCGAGCCACATCATGGAGAAGCTGAAGCTGATCGAGAAGCACGCGGCTTCGCTCGGTGTCTCCGGCGTCACCACCAAATGGATCACCTTCTCCGGCGGCGGCGCGCAGACCGATGCGCTGCTCGCGGGCGGCGTCGACATCCTCAACACCGGCACCGGCAATCTGCTGCTGCTGTGGGACCGCACCCGCGGCGGCGTGAAGGGCATCGTCGCGACCTCGGCGCAGCCGATGACGCTGATCAGCCGCGACGCCAACATCAAGTCGATCAAGGACTTCGGCCCCAGCGACAAGATCGCGGTGCCGACGGTGAAGGTGTCCACGCAGGCGATCGTGCTGCAGATCGCGGCCGCCGAGGCTTTCGGCGCCGATCAATGGTCCAAGCTCGACGCCAACACCGTGCAGCTCGGCCATCCCGACGCCTATGCGGCGCTGTCCAATCCCAAGCACGAGGTGCACAACCACTTCTCGATCCCGCCCTTCACCTTCCTGGAGCTGAAGAACGTGCCGGGCGCGCATATCGTGCTGTCGTCGCCCGATGTGATGGGCGGCCCGCTCAGCCAGGCGCAGTTCTTCACCACCACGAAGTTCGCCGACGCCAATCCGAAGATCATCCAGGCCGTGCGCGACGCCACCAAGGAAGCGCAGGACCTGATCCGCAGCGACACCAAACAGGCGGTCGAGATCTACAAGGAGATCACCGGCGACAAGACCTCGGTCGAGGAGCTGCTCCATCTTCTGAAAGAGCCCGGCATGATGGAGTGGAATCTGGAGCCGCAGGGCACGATGAAATTCGCGGCCCATCTGTTCAAGACCGGCACGCTAAAGAACCAGCCCAAGGCCTGGACGGACTATTATCTCCCCGTCGCGCACGATCTGAAGGGCAACTGA
- a CDS encoding GntR family transcriptional regulator gives METAHPAPRATARRGPRLDRARQAAPQVFERLRNAILALELPPGAPLSRTDLAAQFGVSSTPIRDALMRLEEEGLVDVFPQHATVVSRVDVGRAEQAHFLRQALELEIVRLLAEQHDQALVLRLDHAIALQQQFAKAGDFASFIAADNDFHAQLYAAAGKQELWTLVRRSSGHIDRLRRLHLPSPGKAQNIVRHHKLITRAIEAGDPDAAQQHLRKHLSGTLSELDKIRSHYPEYLTD, from the coding sequence ATGGAAACCGCCCATCCCGCGCCCCGCGCGACCGCCCGCCGCGGGCCGCGGCTGGACCGGGCGCGGCAGGCCGCACCGCAGGTGTTCGAGCGGCTGCGCAACGCCATTCTCGCGCTCGAACTCCCCCCGGGCGCGCCGCTGTCACGCACCGATCTCGCCGCGCAATTCGGCGTCAGCTCGACGCCGATCCGCGATGCCCTGATGCGGCTGGAAGAGGAAGGTCTGGTCGACGTGTTTCCGCAGCACGCGACCGTGGTCAGCCGGGTCGATGTCGGCCGCGCCGAGCAGGCGCACTTCCTGCGCCAGGCGCTCGAGCTCGAAATCGTCCGGCTGCTCGCCGAGCAGCACGACCAGGCCCTGGTCCTCCGCCTCGACCACGCGATCGCGCTCCAGCAGCAATTCGCCAAGGCCGGCGATTTCGCGAGCTTCATCGCCGCCGACAATGATTTTCACGCGCAGCTTTATGCCGCAGCCGGCAAGCAGGAGCTGTGGACGCTGGTGCGCAGAAGCAGTGGACATATCGACCGGCTGCGCAGGCTGCATCTGCCCTCACCCGGCAAGGCCCAGAACATCGTCCGCCACCACAAGCTGATTACCCGTGCGATCGAGGCCGGCGACCCCGATGCCGCGCAGCAGCATCTGCGCAAGCACCTGTCGGGCACGCTGAGCGAGCTCGACAAGATCCGAAGCCATTATCCGGAATATCTGACGGATTAG
- a CDS encoding response regulator yields the protein MANILIVDDDPAVQLTIRLLLERAGHHVTVAGDGRKGLALFEASRFDLLFLDIFMPGMDGLETMRHIRALAPAIPIIVISGRSITPDAYAEPDFLKMATKLGAVASLQKPFRPAALLAAVDGCLKAGEPEGSDVSSGRR from the coding sequence GTGGCCAACATCCTGATCGTGGATGACGACCCGGCCGTTCAACTCACGATCCGGCTGCTCCTGGAGAGGGCCGGTCATCACGTCACCGTCGCCGGCGATGGCCGCAAGGGACTTGCGCTGTTCGAGGCGAGCCGGTTCGATCTGTTGTTTCTCGATATCTTCATGCCTGGCATGGATGGGCTGGAGACGATGCGTCACATCCGGGCGCTGGCTCCGGCCATTCCGATCATCGTCATTTCCGGCCGCTCGATCACGCCGGATGCCTATGCGGAGCCGGACTTCCTGAAGATGGCGACCAAGCTCGGCGCGGTGGCAAGCCTGCAGAAGCCATTCAGGCCCGCGGCGCTGCTCGCCGCGGTCGATGGCTGCCTGAAGGCCGGCGAGCCGGAGGGGTCCGATGTCAGCTCCGGCCGCAGATAA
- a CDS encoding ABC transporter ATP-binding protein, with protein sequence MALLDVSGVTLRYKTSSAVVTATERVSFKVDKSDRFVLLGPSGCGKSTLLKAVGGYMTPSEGRMTINDREIHGPGADRMMIFQEFDQLLPWKSVLANVMFPLLTARKLSRKDAEAKARAYIEKVGLTRVVDAYPHTLSGGMKQRVAIARGMAMEPDILLMDEPFAALDALTRRTCQDELLQLWSETKFTVLFVTHSIAEAIRIGNRILLLSPHPGRVKAEVVDVDKVGSEDGSAGRLEKEIHDLLFAGEATAH encoded by the coding sequence ATGGCGCTGCTCGACGTCAGTGGGGTGACGCTGCGCTACAAGACCTCAAGCGCCGTCGTCACCGCCACGGAGAGGGTGAGCTTTAAGGTCGACAAGTCCGACCGCTTCGTTCTGCTCGGTCCCTCCGGCTGCGGCAAGTCCACGCTGCTCAAGGCCGTTGGCGGCTACATGACGCCCAGCGAAGGCCGCATGACGATCAACGACCGCGAGATCCACGGTCCCGGCGCCGATCGCATGATGATCTTCCAGGAGTTCGACCAACTGCTGCCCTGGAAGAGCGTGCTCGCCAACGTGATGTTCCCGCTGCTGACCGCGCGCAAGCTCTCGCGCAAGGACGCGGAAGCGAAGGCGCGGGCCTATATCGAGAAGGTCGGCCTGACCCGCGTCGTCGATGCTTATCCGCACACGCTGTCGGGCGGCATGAAGCAGCGCGTCGCGATCGCGCGCGGCATGGCGATGGAGCCCGATATCCTCCTGATGGACGAGCCATTCGCAGCGCTCGACGCGCTGACGCGCCGGACCTGCCAGGACGAGCTGCTCCAGCTCTGGAGCGAGACCAAGTTCACGGTGCTGTTCGTGACCCATTCGATCGCGGAAGCGATCCGCATCGGTAACCGCATCCTCTTGCTGTCGCCGCATCCCGGCCGCGTCAAGGCCGAGGTGGTCGATGTCGACAAGGTCGGAAGCGAAGACGGCAGCGCCGGCCGGCTGGAGAAGGAGATCCACGATCTCCTGTTCGCCGGCGAAGCCACCGCGCATTGA
- a CDS encoding PAS domain S-box protein, with product MSAPAADNEGSAASGQIDRDHPGNAATSIPMTLATRLAIAMILLVAVTVAAVGWLGYRNTSQAVIPRVLERVEAQSRLLATNLESYVAGVRGDLIGYHAAAAIQGLIRAHIGGGVDPTDGVSEQTWRERIATRLAAEIDAKPIYGQFRIIGVDNDQLELVRVDRSGPNGAARIVPDSELERKGDRTYFQEAIRLGPGEIYISAVELATRQGGTTAPHVPTLRAAMPLFAPGGKPFGIIVTNVDMRPALDQVRSTASSGGDIYLVNGRGDYLVHPDRAREFGTLRDRPDDWRKDFPYFAALAGTREGSTRLMTDGSGKPSGAAIAPALLAGKEWVAIIETIPAPVFGVVPAAIQKTSLLVGFLAVLAAASLAVLLSRSLTRPIGRLTAAVEAIGRGRHADIPVDASGETGVLARAFARMVEETRAKTAALEREIEEHRRTEEARSHHAAREHLFSAAVESSDDAIVMQSLDAIITGWNPAAERLYGYSAGEAIGKSTAIIVPPDRRNHGKDYLARIARGEPIERFETVRLRKDGTPVEISLSLSPIRGPSGEIIGASGTAHSLTEARRAERQLQQQIEERRQIFETSQDLIMIMDARGHIAQISPSSETILGYRPDQMIGRSGADFIHPDHLEQSREDMRALRRGERPKLGDTRCFHRNGHEVWLSWLGSWSEQAHRFFFVGRDMTEARLAQESLRESERLARNIVETSLDAFIQTDETSSILNWNSQAEQLFGWRRDEVLGKSTIDLIVAESERDRVRAGLKQFLENEDGRTLNRRRELMCRRRDGKEFRAEVSVTALKRREGLLFNVFYRDLTDKIAADERIRHAEKMEAIGQLTGGVAHDFNNILTVITGTIEILAEAVEKEPELAAITKMIDEAAARGADLTQHLLAFARKQPLQPREIDINSLVVDTAKLLRPTLGEQIQIESVFEDENCVAIVDPNQLTTAILNLALNARDAMPGGGKLIVETGAAYLDEVYASVNDIRPGHYVLIAVSDTGSGIPANILTRVFDPFFTSKGPGKGTGLGLSMVYGFIKQSAGHIKIYSEEGHGTTIKMYLPPGKTPTAAGEGVTPATIEGGHETILVVEDDRLVRDYVLAQLHSLGYVTLQAANAAEALAIVAAGKPFDLLFTDVIMPGKMNGRQLADELLKTRPDLRVVYTSGYTENAIIHHGRLDSGVMLLAKPYRKSDLARIIRKALGA from the coding sequence ATGTCAGCTCCGGCCGCAGATAACGAGGGCTCCGCTGCTTCAGGCCAGATCGACCGCGATCATCCCGGAAATGCCGCGACGAGCATCCCCATGACGCTCGCCACGCGGCTGGCCATCGCCATGATCCTGCTGGTGGCGGTCACCGTGGCCGCGGTGGGCTGGCTGGGCTATCGCAACACCAGCCAAGCCGTCATTCCGCGGGTGCTGGAGCGGGTCGAAGCCCAGTCACGGCTGCTCGCGACCAATCTTGAATCATACGTCGCCGGCGTGCGCGGCGATCTGATCGGCTATCACGCCGCCGCGGCCATCCAGGGCCTGATCCGTGCCCATATCGGCGGCGGAGTTGATCCTACTGACGGTGTCTCCGAGCAAACCTGGCGAGAGCGTATCGCGACACGGTTGGCGGCCGAGATCGACGCGAAGCCCATCTACGGGCAGTTTCGAATCATCGGCGTTGATAACGATCAGCTCGAGCTGGTTCGTGTCGATCGCTCCGGCCCCAACGGAGCCGCGCGGATCGTCCCCGACAGTGAGCTCGAGCGCAAGGGCGATCGAACCTACTTCCAGGAGGCGATCCGACTCGGGCCTGGCGAGATCTATATTTCGGCCGTCGAGCTCGCCACGCGGCAGGGGGGAACCACGGCCCCTCACGTTCCGACCCTGCGGGCGGCGATGCCGCTCTTCGCGCCGGGCGGCAAGCCGTTCGGCATCATCGTCACCAATGTCGACATGCGCCCGGCGCTCGACCAGGTCCGATCGACCGCGAGCTCCGGAGGAGACATCTACCTCGTGAACGGGCGCGGCGACTATCTCGTCCACCCCGATCGCGCGCGCGAATTCGGCACATTGCGTGACCGTCCCGACGATTGGCGCAAGGACTTTCCGTATTTCGCGGCTCTGGCGGGCACACGGGAAGGATCTACGCGGCTCATGACCGATGGGTCGGGCAAGCCAAGCGGCGCGGCCATCGCCCCTGCGCTGCTGGCTGGCAAGGAATGGGTCGCGATCATCGAGACGATTCCCGCGCCTGTGTTTGGCGTGGTCCCGGCGGCGATCCAAAAGACGTCCCTGCTGGTCGGCTTCCTGGCCGTGCTCGCGGCAGCTTCGCTTGCGGTGCTCCTGTCACGTTCGCTGACGCGGCCGATCGGTCGCCTGACCGCGGCCGTGGAGGCGATCGGCCGCGGCCGTCACGCCGACATTCCCGTCGACGCCAGCGGCGAGACCGGCGTGCTGGCACGCGCCTTCGCCCGGATGGTCGAGGAGACGCGGGCGAAAACGGCCGCGCTCGAGCGCGAGATCGAGGAGCATCGCCGCACCGAGGAAGCGCGAAGCCATCATGCGGCGCGCGAGCATTTGTTCAGCGCCGCCGTCGAATCCTCCGACGACGCGATCGTGATGCAATCGCTCGATGCCATCATCACGGGCTGGAATCCCGCAGCCGAACGCCTCTATGGCTATTCGGCAGGCGAGGCGATCGGAAAATCCACCGCGATCATCGTCCCGCCCGACCGCCGTAACCATGGCAAGGACTATCTGGCACGGATCGCGCGGGGCGAGCCGATCGAGCGGTTCGAGACGGTGCGCCTGCGCAAGGACGGCACGCCGGTCGAGATTTCGCTCAGCCTGTCGCCGATCAGGGGGCCTTCGGGCGAGATCATCGGCGCCTCCGGGACAGCGCACAGCCTCACCGAGGCGCGGCGGGCCGAGCGGCAGCTGCAGCAGCAGATCGAGGAACGCCGGCAGATCTTCGAGACCTCGCAGGATCTCATCATGATCATGGATGCGCGGGGCCATATCGCGCAGATCAGTCCGAGCAGCGAGACCATTCTCGGCTACCGGCCGGATCAGATGATCGGCCGCAGCGGCGCCGACTTCATTCATCCCGATCATCTGGAGCAATCGCGCGAGGACATGCGCGCGCTGCGGCGCGGCGAGCGCCCCAAGCTCGGCGACACGCGCTGCTTCCACCGCAATGGGCACGAGGTCTGGCTGTCGTGGCTGGGCAGCTGGTCCGAGCAGGCGCATCGCTTCTTCTTTGTCGGGCGCGACATGACGGAAGCGCGGCTCGCGCAGGAATCGCTGCGCGAGAGCGAGCGGCTCGCCCGCAATATCGTCGAAACCTCGCTCGACGCCTTCATCCAGACCGACGAGACCAGCAGCATCCTGAACTGGAACTCGCAGGCCGAACAGCTGTTCGGCTGGCGACGCGACGAGGTGCTCGGCAAGAGCACGATCGACCTCATCGTCGCCGAGAGCGAACGCGACAGGGTCAGGGCCGGCCTGAAGCAGTTCCTGGAGAACGAGGACGGCAGGACGCTGAACCGCCGCCGCGAGCTGATGTGCCGCCGCCGCGACGGCAAGGAATTCAGGGCCGAGGTCAGCGTCACCGCGCTGAAGCGCCGCGAGGGCCTGCTGTTCAACGTGTTCTATCGCGATCTCACCGACAAGATCGCGGCCGACGAGCGCATCCGGCACGCCGAGAAGATGGAGGCGATCGGCCAGCTCACCGGCGGCGTGGCGCACGATTTCAACAACATCCTCACCGTCATCACCGGCACGATCGAGATCCTCGCGGAGGCCGTCGAGAAGGAGCCGGAGCTTGCCGCCATCACCAAGATGATCGACGAGGCGGCCGCGCGCGGCGCCGACCTGACCCAGCACCTGCTCGCCTTCGCGCGCAAGCAGCCGCTCCAGCCGCGCGAGATCGACATCAACTCGCTGGTCGTCGACACCGCGAAGCTGTTGCGGCCGACGCTGGGCGAGCAGATCCAGATCGAATCGGTGTTCGAGGACGAGAACTGCGTCGCGATCGTCGATCCCAACCAGCTCACCACCGCGATCCTCAACCTCGCGCTCAACGCGCGCGACGCCATGCCCGGTGGCGGCAAGCTGATCGTGGAGACCGGCGCCGCCTATCTCGACGAGGTCTATGCCAGCGTCAACGACATCCGCCCCGGCCATTACGTGCTGATTGCCGTGAGCGATACCGGCAGCGGAATCCCTGCGAACATCCTGACCAGGGTGTTCGACCCCTTCTTCACCTCGAAGGGACCGGGCAAGGGCACCGGGCTCGGGCTTTCGATGGTCTACGGCTTCATCAAGCAGTCCGCCGGCCACATCAAGATCTACAGCGAGGAAGGCCACGGCACCACGATCAAGATGTATCTGCCCCCCGGCAAGACGCCGACGGCGGCCGGCGAGGGGGTGACGCCGGCGACGATCGAGGGCGGACACGAGACGATCCTGGTGGTCGAGGACGACCGGCTGGTGCGAGACTACGTGCTGGCGCAGCTGCATTCGCTGGGTTACGTCACCTTGCAGGCCGCGAACGCCGCGGAGGCGCTCGCGATCGTCGCCGCCGGGAAGCCGTTCGACCTTCTGTTCACCGACGTCATCATGCCCGGCAAGATGAACGGACGGCAGCTCGCCGACGAGCTCCTGAAGACGCGCCCGGATCTCAGGGTGGTCTATACGTCAGGCTATACCGAGAATGCGATCATCCATCACGGCCGGCTGGATTCCGGCGTGATGCTGCTGGCCAAGCCTTATCGCAAATCGGATCTGGCGCGCATCATCCGCAAGGCGCTGGGCGCCTGA
- a CDS encoding ABC transporter permease — MGEAKILLRAEPAAASAAGEVERKLSVPEMLWNDGFVRKTVIILFLAAIWEAYGVALDNPLLFPTLHDTAITLFDRVKDGTIPMRAWTSLKVLFMGYSAGIVLAAIFTILAISTRIGTDFLETVTAMFNPLPAIALLPLALIWFGLGNGSLVFVLIHSVLWPVALNTHSGFKSVSNTLRMVGRNYGLRGLPYVARILIPAAFGSILTGLKIGWAFAWRTLIAAELVFGVSSGQGGLGWFIFENRNLLDIPAVFAGLLTVIIIGLFVENLIFRAIERNTVQKWGTQS; from the coding sequence ATGGGCGAAGCCAAGATATTGCTGCGCGCAGAGCCGGCCGCCGCTTCGGCTGCCGGCGAGGTCGAGCGCAAGCTGAGCGTGCCTGAAATGCTCTGGAACGACGGCTTCGTCCGCAAGACCGTCATCATCCTGTTCCTGGCGGCGATCTGGGAAGCCTACGGCGTCGCTCTCGACAATCCGCTGTTGTTCCCGACGCTGCATGACACCGCCATCACGCTGTTCGACCGTGTCAAGGATGGCACCATTCCGATGCGGGCTTGGACCTCGCTGAAGGTGCTGTTCATGGGCTATTCGGCCGGCATCGTGCTGGCGGCGATCTTCACCATCCTCGCCATCTCCACCCGGATCGGCACCGATTTCCTCGAGACGGTGACCGCGATGTTCAACCCGCTGCCGGCGATCGCGCTGCTGCCGCTCGCCTTGATCTGGTTCGGCCTCGGCAATGGCAGCCTGGTCTTCGTGCTGATCCACTCGGTGCTGTGGCCGGTCGCGCTCAACACCCATTCCGGCTTCAAGAGCGTGTCCAACACGCTGCGCATGGTCGGGCGCAATTACGGCCTGCGCGGCTTGCCCTATGTCGCCAGGATTCTCATCCCGGCCGCCTTCGGCTCGATCCTCACCGGCCTCAAGATCGGCTGGGCCTTCGCCTGGCGCACGCTGATCGCGGCCGAGCTGGTGTTCGGTGTGTCCTCGGGCCAGGGCGGGCTCGGCTGGTTCATCTTCGAGAACCGCAACCTGCTCGACATACCCGCAGTGTTCGCGGGCCTCTTGACGGTGATCATCATCGGGCTCTTTGTCGAGAACCTGATCTTCCGCGCCATCGAGCGGAACACCGTGCAGAAATGGGGCACCCAATCATGA